The sequence ATGCGAGAGAACGGGATCTCCGGGAGTGTGCTGACAGGGGGATCCCGATTGCCATCTGCCCACGCTCAAACTGGGTGCTCGGTGTGACAGAATCTCCCGCCGCGCCCCCTGTTGAAAGGATGATTGAGCTTGGATGCACCGTCTTCCTTGGGACTGATAATGCAATGTTCGTCCAGCCCGATCTCTGGGGCGAGATGGCATTCCTCTCTGTGATCACCTCTGTACCTGCGCGGGAGATCCTCAGGATGGGGATAGCCGGATCAGTGCTTCCGGGCTCCGGGTATCGCATTTCTGAAGGTCAGAAGAGCCCGATCATTCTGATTGATGCAGAGCAGTCGAACCTCAGGTACTCACGTGACCCTCACCGGACCATCGTCTCACGCGGGGGATCTGATCATCCCAAGAGGATTCTTTTTTAATTGATCAGTACCAAATATACTAGAACTTATTTTGGTGATACCATGTTTCACAAGCTACTGGTCGCCATAGATGGCTCAGAGATCAGCATGAACGTCCTTGATCAGGCCATCGATATGGCCCGCGGATGGAAGGCGGAGCTTCATGCTGTGTATATCATAGAGACCGGCCTCATCTCGTCGGTACCGATGGATAACACCTGGGAAGTCATCTATAGCCTCCTCGAACAGGAAGGAGAGAAACTCCTTGATACTGCAGAGAAGAAGGCTCAGGATGCAGGCGTATCCCTGAAAAAACATCTTCTCTCCGGTCATGCAGGCAATGAGATCATCAATGCCGCAGAGAAAGAAGGCGCGGATCTGATCATTGTTGGATCACGCGGGAAATCCCAGATTGATCGCCTCTTAATCGGTAGCGTATCAGCTCATGTTGTAAAATACAGCACCATATCGACCATGGTGGTGAGGGTATAAGCGTGATGCTTGTTCGTGACTACATGACAAAGAATGTGGTCACCGCTGATACTCCGGCAAACCGGGATGAGATCCTGAAGATCCTGAAGAGAACCGGAATCAGTGGTGTCCCAGTGATGAAGGATGGCAGACTCATCGGGATCATTACAAGAAAGGATCTCCTGAGAAATCCTCATGAAACCCAGATCGCACTCCTGATGAGTAATGAGCCGATCACAATCACACCGGATACCACCCTCAGGGAAGCAGCAGAGATAATCATCAATAAAAATATCCGCCGTCTCCCCGTTGTTGAG is a genomic window of Methanocalculus alkaliphilus containing:
- a CDS encoding universal stress protein; the protein is MFHKLLVAIDGSEISMNVLDQAIDMARGWKAELHAVYIIETGLISSVPMDNTWEVIYSLLEQEGEKLLDTAEKKAQDAGVSLKKHLLSGHAGNEIINAAEKEGADLIIVGSRGKSQIDRLLIGSVSAHVVKYSTISTMVVRV